The following are encoded in a window of Mycoplasmopsis bovis PG45 genomic DNA:
- a CDS encoding variable surface lipoprotein, whose amino-acid sequence MKKSKFLLLGSVASLASIPFVAAKCGETKEEEKKPETPKGPETPKGPETPKGPETPKGPETPKGPETPKGPETPKGPETPKGPNNSDGSTTTHSQIDESKIAEIKRQRTQAWKAHKDRVEAEQNRVIKSV is encoded by the coding sequence ATGAAAAAATCAAAATTTTTACTGCTTGGATCAGTAGCATCTTTAGCTTCAATTCCCTTTGTAGCAGCTAAATGTGGTGAAACCAAAGAAGAAGAAAAGAAGCCTGAAACACCTAAGGGACCTGAAACACCTAAGGGACCAGAAACACCTAAAGGACCTGAAACACCTAAAGGACCAGAAACACCTAAAGGACCTGAAACACCTAAAGGACCTGAAACACCTAAAGGACCTGAAACACCTAAGGGACCTAACAACTCAGATGGTTCAACTACAACTCATAGTCAAATTGATGAATCTAAAATTGCAGAAATAAAAAGACAAAGGACGCAAGCCTGAAAAGCTCATAAAGATAGAGTTGAAGCAGAGCAAAATAGAGTAATAAAATCTGTGTAA
- a CDS encoding variable surface lipoprotein: MKKSKFLLLGSVASLASIPFVAAKCGETKEEEKKKPEGDQKPGGDKNPGENKTPGENTDQGKNPGGDKNPGTDKTPEENKTPGENKTPGENKTPGENKTPGENKTPGENKTPEENKTPEENKTPGENKTPGENKTPGENKTPMVKPEEGSSNNGIGWGENHLWGKDDEKRNEYYEDEEDKVEEEKFDKEELEEFQKESDEAEKEDEVDEDTDAEQGQGTSAKSGANSGQGTSAKSGANSGQGTSAKSGTTLN, from the coding sequence ATGAAAAAATCAAAGTTTTTGCTGCTTGGATCAGTAGCTTCATTGGCTTCAATTCCCTTTGTAGCAGCTAAATGTGGTGAAACCAAAGAAGAAGAAAAGAAGAAACCTGAAGGTGACCAAAAACCAGGTGGAGATAAAAATCCTGGGGAAAATAAAACACCTGGCGAAAATACAGATCAAGGCAAAAATCCAGGTGGAGATAAAAACCCTGGAACAGACAAAACACCTGAGGAAAATAAAACACCTGGCGAAAATAAAACACCTGGGGAAAATAAAACACCTGGCGAAAATAAAACACCTGGGGAAAATAAAACACCTGGCGAAAATAAAACACCTGAGGAAAATAAAACACCTGAGGAAAATAAAACACCTGGCGAAAATAAAACACCTGGCGAAAATAAAACACCTGGGGAAAATAAAACACCTATGGTAAAACCTGAGGAAGGTTCGTCAAACAATGGGATTGGTTGAGGTGAAAATCATCTTTGAGGTAAGGATGATGAGAAACGAAATGAATATTATGAAGATGAAGAAGATAAGGTAGAAGAAGAAAAATTTGATAAAGAAGAGTTAGAAGAGTTTCAAAAAGAAAGTGACGAAGCAGAAAAAGAAGACGAAGTCGACGAAGATACAGATGCTGAACAAGGACAAGGCACATCAGCTAAATCAGGAGCTAACTCAGGACAAGGTACATCAGCTAAATCAGGAGCTAACTCAGGACAAGGCACATCAGCTAAATCAGGAACAACACTCAACTAA
- a CDS encoding variable surface lipoprotein codes for MKKSKFLLLGSVASLASIPFVAAKCGETKEEKKLEADKPDQSTPANPDQGTPANPGQGTPTNPDQGTPANPGQGTPTNPGQGTPANPDQGTPTNPGQGTPTNPDQGTPTNPDQGTPANPGQGTPANPDQGTPTNPDQGTPANPGQGTPANPDQGTPANPDQGTPTNPGQGTPAKPHFSPEEENAEKLIREALMRRSKKQQQN; via the coding sequence ATGAAAAAATCAAAATTTTTACTGCTTGGATCAGTAGCATCTTTAGCTTCAATTCCCTTTGTAGCAGCTAAATGTGGTGAAACCAAAGAAGAAAAGAAACTAGAAGCGGACAAACCAGATCAAAGTACACCAGCTAACCCAGATCAAGGTACACCAGCTAACCCAGGACAAGGTACACCAACTAACCCAGATCAAGGTACACCAGCTAACCCAGGACAAGGTACACCAACTAACCCAGGACAAGGTACACCAGCTAACCCAGATCAAGGTACACCAACTAACCCAGGACAAGGTACACCAACTAACCCAGATCAAGGTACACCAACTAACCCAGATCAAGGTACACCAGCTAACCCAGGACAAGGTACACCAGCTAACCCAGATCAAGGTACACCAACTAACCCAGATCAAGGTACACCAGCTAACCCAGGACAAGGTACACCAGCTAACCCAGATCAAGGTACACCAGCTAACCCAGATCAAGGTACACCAACTAACCCAGGACAAGGTACACCAGCTAAACCACATTTTTCACCAGAAGAGGAAAATGCTGAAAAGCTGATAAGGGAAGCGCTGATGAGAAGATCGAAGAAACAACAACAAAATTAA
- a CDS encoding tyrosine-type recombinase/integrase, translating to MIDPFIEFCDRKNLARSTVAAYKNILANILSVEKNKHLAIMKIITDQKLKANTQRLYRQVYALYLKFSNQKKNYKDISILKVKPMQSVYRPILTKAQIYRRTNIMLNDKPKIIFYKLLIRFMFETGIRIGELKTISEEDKRIYVIGKGNKNRQIFYNAETYENLKLFKNRIKTVSYITVSKAIKDLLGNEYSPHSLRRSFASFMLKKGALPKMVQRQMGHSSIATTFTYQQLDENENYRIYKKIMLNSK from the coding sequence ATGATAGATCCCTTTATTGAATTTTGTGATCGCAAAAATTTAGCTAGAAGTACAGTTGCAGCATATAAAAACATACTTGCAAATATTCTTTCAGTTGAAAAAAATAAACATTTAGCTATTATGAAAATAATAACTGATCAAAAGCTTAAAGCTAATACTCAGAGACTTTATCGACAAGTATATGCTTTGTATTTAAAATTCAGTAACCAAAAGAAAAACTACAAGGACATCTCAATTTTAAAAGTTAAGCCAATGCAATCTGTTTATAGACCTATTCTCACAAAGGCACAAATATATAGAAGAACTAATATTATGCTAAATGATAAGCCTAAGATTATTTTTTATAAACTACTTATCCGTTTTATGTTTGAGACAGGAATTAGAATTGGCGAATTAAAAACTATTAGTGAAGAAGATAAACGAATATATGTAATTGGTAAAGGAAATAAAAACAGACAGATTTTTTATAATGCCGAAACATATGAAAACTTAAAACTGTTCAAAAACAGAATAAAAACAGTGTCCTATATCACTGTTTCGAAGGCAATTAAAGATCTTTTAGGAAATGAATATAGTCCTCACTCACTGCGCAGATCTTTTGCTTCATTTATGTTAAAAAAAGGCGCCTTACCAAAGATGGTTCAAAGACAAATGGGTCACTCTAGTATTGCTACAACATTTACTTATCAACAGCTAGATGAAAATGAAAATTATAGAATTTACAAAAAAATAATGCTTAATAGTAAATAA